The region TGGCGGGGCGCAGCGGCCGTCGCTGCAGCAGTTCGAATGCCGGTGCGACGACGGGGTCCATCGGGCCGGGCGCCCCGAGCGCCACCAGCTTGCCTGTTTCGATGGGTTCTTCGGCCATCGCGGGCCGGACCCGGCACGCATGCGCCAGGTCCAGCAGCACCGCGCCTGCGAGCACCCGCTCACGTCGCGGGCGCTCGAGACCCGGCTGCGCGGACGCGTTGTCCAGCAACAGCAAGAACAGGTCTTCGGCGATCTGCGCCATAGTCCGGACTGTAAACCGGACCGCGGCCGAGCCGCGAATCAGGCCGCCGCGGCTGAGCCGCGAATCAGGAGTGGTAGGGCTCCGCGCTGACCAGGGTGACCTTGACGGTGTTGCCGTTGGGCACCTGGTAGCTGCGCGTCTCGCCGACCTTCGCGTCGATCAGCGCGCCGCCGAGCGGCGAGTTCGGCGAGTACACCTCGAGCTTGCCGTCGGACACGCCCTCCTGGCGGGTGGCGATCAGGAACGTCTCGGTGTCGTTCTTGTCGTCGTCGTAGTAGACCTTGACCACGGAGCCGGGCAGTGCCACGCCGGACTGCTTCGGGGCCTCGCCCACCTTGGCGTTGTTCAGCAGCTCCTGCAGCTGGCGGATCCGGGCCTCCTGCTGGCCCTGCTCCTCGCGGGCGGCGTGATAGCCGCCGTTCTCGCGCAGATCGCCCTCTTCACGGCGGTCGTTGATCTCGGCTGCGATGATCGGACGGTTGGCGATCAGCTGATCGAGCTCTGCCTTCAGCCGGTCGTACGCCTCCTGCGTCAGCCAGGTGACCTGGGTGTCGGTCATATCGTCGCGCTCCCCTCGTCGTTGCTCTCGCGCGTATTCGCGTAAGAAGTCTCGTGTCTACGGCGCCGGGAGCTGTCTGCGTGTATTGCCGCTCACCTCAACGCCTAATCCGAGCACCAAAAGCAGCAATACACGGTCCCAGCAGGAACCGTGTATCGGACTATTCTAGCACCGCCGGGACAACCGATTTTCACGTTCTTGCTGTTCGCTGTTTGTTGCGCCGGCCGGTGTCGGTTGATCTAGGAGGCCACCAGGTACGACGGCACATCGGTGCCGCATCCGTACACATCGCCGACGACGGGTGGCTTGCTGGTCTTGACGATCGTGGTCACCTGGACGGTTTTCTGCGCCGCCGGCGCGACCAGCACTTCCCGCCTGCCGGTTTCGCTGCCGTCGATCGACCTGGCCCGAACGATGCACGCGACCGGCCGGGATGGGTCGTCCCGGGTGACCGTGATGGTCACCTGCACGGTCTGGTCGTCGATGAGCTGATAGCCGCCCAATTCGCCCTTGACCTCGCCGGTACCGAGCCGCTGCGATGCAATCACGGCGATCCCAACCCCCACCGCGAGCACGACGATGCCCAGCCCGATGGCGATCCAGCGGCGTTTGCCACCGGACACCCGCTGCCGGCCGTAACGGGCCGTGGGACGTTCGATCATGTCGTTTTGCATGCCCGTCGCTCGGATAGATCTACTAGGACTGGAACTATAGGGGCACCGGTGATGGTTGAAACGTCTCGGCAATGTCAGTGACCAGGATGAGGACCCAGTTGAGCGAACTGCGATTGATGGCGGTGCACGCCCACCCGGACGACGAGTCCAGCAAGGGCGCCGCCACCATGGCCCGCTACGCCGACGAGGGCGTGCGCGTGCTGGTAGTCACGCTCACCGGCGGCGAGCGCGGCGACATCCTCAACCCAGCGATGGACCTGCCCGACGTGCACGGCCGAATGGCCGAGATCCGCCGCGACGAGATGGCCAAGGCCGCCGAGATCCTCGGCGTCGAGCATCACTGGCTGGGCTTCGTCGACTCCGGATTGCCCGAGGGCGATCCGCCGCCACCGCTGCCCGACGGTTGCCTCGGCGTCGTGCCCCTCGAGGAACCCGTCGAGGAACTGGTGCGGGTGGTCCGCAAGTTCCGCCCGCACGTGATGACCACCTACGACGAGAACGGCGGCTATCCGCATCCCGACCACATCCGCACCCACCAGGTGTCGGTGGCCGCCTACGAGGCGGCCGGTGACTACCGGCTGTTTCCCGACGCCGGTGAGCCGTGGGATGTGCTCAAGCTGTACTACAACCACGGTTTCCTGCGGAAGCGCATGCAGTTGCTGCAGGAGGAGTTCGCCAAGCACGGCGAGGAGGGCCCGTTCGAAAAGTGGCTCAAGCATTGGGATCCCGACGACGACGTGTTCGCCAAGCGGGTCACCACCCGGATCGAATGCGCCAAGTACTTCGCCCAGCGTGACGACGCGCTGCGCGCCCATGCCACCCAGATCGACCCCAACGGCGATTTCTTCCGTGCGCCCATCGAATGGCAGCAAAGGCTCTGGCCCACTGAGGAATACGAGTTGGCCCGGTCGCGGGTGCCGGTGACGCTGCCGGAGAACGACCTGTTCGCGGGGATCGAACCGTGACCGACACCCTGATGCTGGCGGTCACCCTCCTGGCCGACGACGCTCCCCGAAACACCGGCCCCGACTTCGGTAAGGCCAGCCCGTTCGGGTTGATCGTGGTGGTGCTGCTGTTGATCGGCACGTTCGCGTTGGTGTGGTCGATGAACCGGCACCTGCGCAAGCTGCCCAAGTCGTTCGATCAGTCGGAGCCGGACCAGCCGACCGAGGACAACAAAGAGTGAGCCCAGCGGCTGCCGCGATCACGCGCCGAGCAGTGCCAGTGGGATGACGGCGATGCCGTCACGGCGGCGATATGCGTTGCTGCCCGTGGTGATCACCAGCAGATCGACCGTGTCGTCGGAGAGCTGATTGCGCAACCAGTGCAGGTGCCGGACGTCCGCGTCCGTCACGCCCGCGGCGAGTTTGACCCCGCAGCGACAGGATCCGGCCCGCCCCGCTATGGGTGTCGAAACCGGCGGCGGGCGTTGCACTTCCAGTGAGGAGGAATCGCCCCGGCGGTGCGCCGGCATCGACCTTGCGGCGCACGGTATCCCAGATCTCCTGGAGGCGTTGCCACTCGTCGATGAGAAGGGTGCCCGGCGGCGCCGTGACGAAAGCCGGGTCGGCCTCGACCAGTGCGCGCTGATTCGGATCGTCCAACAACCACGCCGCGGTCGCGCGCCGCTGTGCAGTCGCGGTCTTGCCGACGCCCTTCGGGCCGTCGATCGCGATGGTAGGCGCGAGTTCGAGCAACTCGTCGAGCCCCCCGTCGACCGTGCGGGGCACCGACAAGCGGCTACGGTCGGAACGGTGACCAATCGACTCGCCGACGCGACCAGTCCCTATCTGCGCCAGCACGCCGACAACCCGGTGCACTGGCAGCAGTGGACGCCCGAGGCGCTGGCCGAGGCCGCGGCGCGGGACGTCCCGATCCTGCTGTCGATCGGGTACGCGGCATGCCACTGGTGTCACGTGATGGCGCACGAGTCGTTCGAAGACGACCAGGTGGCCGCGGTGATGAACGACGGCTTCGTCAACATCAAGGTCGACCGCGAGGAGCGGCCCGACCTCGACGCGCTGTACATGAACGCCACCGTCGCGCTGACCGGCCAGGGTGGCTGGCCGATGACGTGCTTTCTGACCCCCGACGGCAGGCCGTTCTTCTGCGGTACGTACTACCCGAAGCCGAACTTCCTACAGTTGCTCGCCGCGGTCACGGAGACCTGGCGGGGCCGGCGGGCCGAGGCGGAGGAGGCCTCCGACCGGATCACCGGCGAACTGCGGTCGATGGCCGCGGCGCTGCCCGGCGGGGGGCCGCCCCTGCAGGCCGCGCTGTGCGACCACGCCGTCGCCGCGGCCCTGCGTGACGCCGACGTCGAACGCGGCGGGGTCGGGGGATCGCCGAAATTCCCGCCGTCGGCGCTGCTGGAAGCGCTGCTGCGCAACCACGAACGCACCGGCGACATCCTGCCGCTGGAGGCTGTCGAGCAGACCTGCACCGCGATGGCGCGCGGCGGCATCTACGACCAACTGGCGGGCGGCTTCGCCCGCTACAGCGTCGACGCGTCCTGGGTGGTGCCGCACTTCGAGAAGATGCTCTACGACAATGCGCTGCTGCTACGGGTCTATGCGCATTGGGCGCGTCGCAGTAAAAACCCGTTGGCGCGCAGGGTCGCCGAGCAGACGGCGCGGTTCATCATCGACGAACTCGGCGCCGGTGGCATGTTCACCTCGTCGCTGGACGCGGACGCCGACGGCCGCGAAGGCCTGACCTACGTGTGGACGCCCGCGCAACTGCGCGAGGTGCTGGGTGACGACGACGGCCGTTGGGCCGCAGATGTTTTCAGCGTCACCGCGGAAGGCACGTTCGAACACCGCAGCTCGGTGCTGCAACTGCTCACGGGTCCGGACGACGCGGCGCGGTTCGAGCGGATCCGGAGTGAACTGCTGACCGCACGGTTGACCCGACCGCAGCCCGGTCGCGACGACAAGGTCGTCACCGCGTGGAACGGGTTGGCGATCACCGCCCTCGCCGAGGCGAGTGTGGCGTTGGATCGTCGCGAATTCCTCGACGCGGCAACGCAATGCGCACGGTCGCTGCTCGAACTGCATGTCGTCGACGGCAGGCTGCGCCGCGCCAGCCTCGGCGGCCAGGTGGGCGACAGCGCGGCGATCCTCGAGGACCATGCGGCGCTCGCGACCGGTCTGCTGTCGCTGTACCAACTGACCGGCGACGCGTCGTGGCTGACGGCGGCCACCGGCCTGCTCGACCTCGCCCTCGACCACTTCGCGGGCGGTGAGGGCCGCTGGTTCGACACCGCTGACGACGCCGAACAGTTGATGGTCCGGCCCGCCGACCCGCTAGACGGCGCCACCCCGTCGGGGGCTTCGCTGATCGCCGAGGCGCTGCTGTTGGCCGCCCACCTGGTACCGCAACCGGATCGCTACGCCGTGGCGGCCGACGAAACGCTGTCGAGCGCGACGCCGATCCTGGCCCGGATGCCGCGCTCAGGCGGGCACTGGTTGGCCGTCGCCGAAGCCGCGGTGCGCGGACCGATCCAGATCGCGGTGGCATGCGACCCTGGCCAGTCCGAATTGCTGTCCGCGGCAAGGGAACTGGCACCAGGCGGGGCTATCGTCGTCGGCGGGCCGGTGAACTCCTCGGAGTTGCTGATCGACCGCGACAGGGTGAACGGCGTGGATGCCGCCTACGTCTGCCGCGGCCGGGTGTGCGATCTGCCGGTCACCACAATTGCCGAATTGACGGCGGCGCTGCGGTAGCGTCTCGGCCATGTCGAGCCCTGAGGACAACGCGAAGACCGTCCACCGCTATCTGGAAACCCTGTCGCAGGGTCGCCCCGACGACATCGCCGCCCTCTACGCCGAGGACGCCACCGTCGAGGACCCCGTCGGCGGCGAGGTGCACATCGGCCACGAGGCGATCCGCGGGTTTTACAAGGCCGTCGAGGGCGCCAACGGCACCACCGAGGTCGTCACGCTGCGCGCGCTGGGCAACGAGGCGGCGTTTTTCTGGAAGCTGAACATCCACGGCATGACCATCGAGATCATCAGCACGATGACGTTCGACGACGAGGGCAAGATCGCCTCGATGAAGGCCTACTGGGGCCCGGAGAACATCACCCAGAACTAGAAGACGGCGAACCACATCGCGATGTAGTGGCAGATCGCCGCGACCGCGGTGCAGGCGTGGAAGAACTCGTGGTGGCCGAATGTCGACGGCCACGGGTTGGGCCACTTCAGCGCGTAGAGCACGCCGCCGATGCTGTACAGCGCGCCGCCGACGATCAACAACACCAGCGCCGCGACGCCCGCGCCTTCCATGATCGGCCCGACGAACCACGCCGCCACCCAGCCCAACAGGATGTACAGCGGCACACCGAGCCAGCGCGGCGCCGACGGCCAGAACATCTTCAACAGCACGCCCGCGATCGCGCCGCCCCACACGATCCAGAACAGCACCCAGCCGCTGCGCTCCGGAAGAGCCAGCAGCGCGAAGGGCGTGTAGCTGCCCGCGATGAAGATGAAGATCATCGAGTGGTCGGCGCGTTTCATCCACTTGCGCGCGGTCTCGGACTTCCAGTTCACCCGGTGGTAGGTGCCGCTGACCGTGAACATCGCCACGATCGTGAGCGTGTAGAGCAGGGTCGCCAGCCCGGCGCGCGTCGACTCCACCGACCATGACACCGATACCAACGCGGCGCCCGCGATGAACGCGACGACGGCCGAATAGACGTGAATCCAGCCGCGGGCGCGCGGCTTTCCGAGAACCTTCTCGACGCGGTCGACGACTGCCTCGGGCAGGTCTTCGGCGTATACGCGCGGTGGCTGTTGCTGCGCCTCGTCGGCGGTGTCGATCTGGGCCATGTCACCTCCAGCAATGCCGTGGGGGTCTACGACCGAAACAGTAGTCTGGATCCTCGTGGACATCATTCCTCCTCGTCTCAAGGAACCGATGTACCGCCTCTACGAGATGCGGCTGCGTCAGGGACTGGTGTCCTCCAAAGCTGAACTGCCCCGCCACATCGCGGTGCTCTGCGACGGTAACCGACGCTGGGCACGTGATGCCGGTCACGATGACGTCAGCTACGGCTATCGGATGGGCGCCCGCAAGATCGCCGAGATGCTGCGGTGGTGCCAGGAGACGGGCATCGAGATGGCCACCGTCTATCTGCTGTCCACCGAGAACCTGCAGCGTGACAAGGACGAGCTGGCAGCGCTGATCGAGATCATCACCGACGTCACCGAGGAGATCTGCGCGCCGGCGAACCGGTGGAGCGTGCGCACGGTCGGCGACCTGGAGCTCATCGGCGAGGAGCCCGCGCGCAGGCTGCGCGAGGCCGTCGAGTCGACCAACGGCAACGGAAGCGGGTTCCACGTCAACCTCGCCGTCGGCTACGGCGGCCGCCAGGAGATCGTCGACGCCGTCCGCCAGCTGCTCAACAAGGAGCTGGCCAACGGCGCCACCGGTGAGCAGCTGATCGAGGCCGTCACCATCGACGCTATCTCGGAGAACCTGTACACCTCCGGCCAACCCGACCCGGATCTGGTGATCCGCACCTCGGGGGAGCAGCGGCTGTCGGGGTTCCTGCTGTGGCAGAGCGCCTACTCGGAGATGTGGTTCACGGAGGCGTACTGGCCGGAGTTCCGCCGGGTCGATTTCCTTCGCGCACTGCGCGATTACAGCGCGCGTCACCGTCGTTACGGCATGTAGGGGACACTTGAGCCATGGCTGCGCTGTCAGCGGTGGTCTTCTCGCTCAGCTGGTGGTTGGGCCTGTACCTGCTGGCCCGTGACCCACGCAAACCCGTCCTCGTACTGGCCGCGGTCGGGCTGACCAGTTTCGCGTGCGTGGTCGCGCTCGACGCGGTCCGGGTGACCAGCGGCGTGACCGCGCTGAGCAGCGTCGAGATCTACCTTGTCGCGGTGCCAGGGATCGCGTGGTTCGCCGTGCTGCTCGAACTGTGCCGCCCGTCAGATAGGTGGCGCAGCCGGGCCGGCGAGATCACGCTCGTGGCCGGTGTCGGCGCCGTCACGTTGTTTGGTGCCGTGATGGCGGGCAATGTCGACGGCCCGGTGCGGTTCGGCCACTGGGTGATGTTCGCCGCGATCTCGGTGTCGACGCTGGGCGCCATGATCGTGGCGGTGTTGCAGCGCGCGCCGGGTCGGATCATGGGCTTCGTCGTGATCGGCACGCTGTTCTTCGCGCTCGCCAATGCGATCGTCGTGATCCCGCTGGGTCTGGTGCCGAGCTGGATCGCGTTGGCGTCCACGGGGTTCGACGTCGGAGTGCTCGGGTTGGCCGTCGCGATGTGGGACGCATTCGACGAGGGGCAGGCGCTACGCGCGGACATGCTGAGGTCATTCGTGGCGACGGCCGTGGTGGCGCTGCTGTTCGGCGGGCAACTCTTGATCGGGCTGGCGGTATCGGATCAGCACACGGCGTTGACGGTGCTGCTATTCACCAGCCTCGGCATCGCGATCGCGATCAACGTGCTTGCCGATCCGCTGGCGGGGCTGCTGGACCGGGTGACATTCTCCCGCTCGCCCGGGCTGCGGGCCGACCGTGCCGCGCTGCGGGATGCGGAAGCTGCGTTGCCGCGACGTTCGGCCAGCCCACTCGACGACGTCGACGACGAGACCTTCGTCCGGCTGACCCGCCGCGCGCTGGGTCACTACGGCGACCTGTCCAAGCTCGTCGCCAGCCCGCTGACCGCGCTGCCGATCATCGACGAGCGACTGGCCGCCCGCGGCGCACCCGACGCGCCGCTCGAGCGGGCCAACGAGCTCAAGGCCCTGCTGGCCGACCGCATCGCCCGCCTCAAGCCGCGCGACGGCGGCGACTTCGGCACCACCGAACAGTGGCGGCACTACAACTCGCTGTACTTCCCGTACGTCGTCGGCGTGCGCGCCTATGCGCAGAACGCCACCGCCGCCGGGCTGGACCCGGTCGCGCGGCAGGCGTGGCAGTGGTTCGTCACCGAGGTGCCGCAGCGGTCGCTGCACAACTGGCAGAACGCCGCGGCCCGGCTGATCGCCGCCGATCTACGCGGCAACCTGGTGGCCGCGGAAAACCGCTGACTCCGGCTGGTTAGGTCACTCCTCCTCGGGCTCGTTCCTCGCCCGCATTGTCGTGACCTGCGGTTGGCAGTAGCTGGCAGCGTCCGGCGTCGATCTGGCAGTGGGTTCTGAGCAGTCTCGAAGCCATGACCGCAATCAACACCCGCCCGGTCCGGGAAACTCGGCCGAATGTCGCCGCCGCTGCGGCTCCAGGCGATTCTCTGCTGCGCTTCGCCCTCCGCGCCGACGCGACCCTGTGCGCCGGCCTGGGCTTGCTCGTCGCGATGGCGGCCGATCCGCTGTCGCGGCTGTCCGGTCTGTCATCCACGTCGGAATTCATCGGCGGCGCGGCGTTGGTGGTGTACGGCGCGGCGCTGTATCTGGCCGCAGGCCTGCCCCACGTCCGACGCGTCGGCGTCGGCGTGCTCGCAGGCAACGTCGCGTTCGCGATCGTCGTCACCGTCGTCCTGGTCGCGGGATGGCTGCCGCTGACCGAATTCGGCGTGGTGGCGACGGCGGCGTTCACCGTCGTCACCCTCGGCTTCGCCTACGCCCAGTACCTCGGAGTGCGCGCGTAACTCCGTCACGGACTGGTCCGGAGCCGCCGTTGTAAGAGGTTGCTTCGTCGGCTCCGGAACGGTCGCCCCACCCACCCACGAAAGGAAGTTGCATGACCGCCATCTCCGTGAACCGCACCGGCACGACCGACTCGTTTCTGCGCTTCGCCCTGCGCGCCGACGCCACCTGCAGCGGGCTGATGGGCATCGCCGGTATCCCGCTCGCAGGCTGGCTCGCCGAAGTGTCCGGCACCACCAAGGCGTTCGAGTACTCGATGAGCGCCTTCTTCATCGCGTTCGCCATCGGTGTATTCGCCGTCGCCGCAATGCCTTCGGTGAAACGAGCCGGCATCGTGATCGCCACGGGCAACCTGCTGTACACGGTCGGCACCGTCGTCTTCGTGCTCGCCGACGTCTTCCCGCTGACCGCGACGGGCATCGTGCTGACGCTCGCGGCAGGTGTCTACACGCTGGTGATGGCGGAGTTGCAGTACACCGGCTGGCGCCGCGCCAAGGCGTAAGCCGTCCAATGGCCACTTATGGCACGGTTTCTCGCCTCAGGTTCAAGGGGTGATTGCAACGGCTCCTAGCTGAGGAGTTGTTGATGCGTCCGTCGCGTTATGCCTGTGTTGGTCGTCAGTTCTGGGGTCATGTCGGCGATGGCACGTCGGTGGTGGAGGCGGCGCAGGCAGTCGGTGTGTCGGTGCGCACCGGCTGGCGCTGGTTTGCCGATGCTGGCGGGGTGAGACCCAAATTTCCTGATGAGACCGGTGTGCGGAAGTGGTCGCGGCTGGGCGAAGACGAACGTAACGAAATTCAAGACGGCATTGCCAGAGGGGAAAGCATTCGGCAGATCGGCAGGCGGCTGGGCCGCCCGGCCTCGACGGTCATGCGTGAGATCGACCGAAACGCGTTCTGCCGTGGACGATATCGTTCGCGGTACCGGTTCGGGGCGCAACGGCACGGCGGCTGGGATGCCACGCCGAGGTATCGGGCCGGCGTCGCACAGGCGCGTGCTCACGCGCGGGCTCGACGCCCGAAACCGCGCAAGCTGGCCACCAATGAACGGTTGCACCTTGAGGTGCAGAATCGGCTGCTAGACGACCACAGTCCTCAACAGATCGCCAACCGGCTGCCGATCGAATTTCCCGACGATGCGGAGATGCGGGTGTCCCACGAGACCATCTATCAGTCGATCTACGTGCAGGGTAAAGGAAATCTGCGCCGTGAGCTGCACAAATGTCTACGCACTGGGCGGGCGTTGCGCAAGCCTCAACGACGCGGTAACCAGCGCCGAGGGCAAATCCGCGACATGGTCAACATCAGCGAGCGTCCACCGGAGGTCGAAGACCGTGCCGTACCCGGCCACTGGGAAGGTGACCTGATCATGGGTAGCACCGCATCGGGTTCGGCGATCGGCACCGTGGTCGAACGCATGACTCGGTTCGTGCTGCTGCTGCATCTGCCTGACGACCACGGTGCCCTGGCAGTGCAAGAGGCCATCGTCGCGAAAATGGCTCAGCTGCCGGCGATTCTGCGTAAGACACTGACCTGGGATCAAGGCAAAGAGATGGCCAATCACGCCGCTATCGCCGCAGCGACGGAATTAGATATCTACTTCTGTGATCCGCACTCACCATGGCAGCGCGGGACCAACGAGAACACCAACGGACTGCTGCGCCAATACTTTGCTAAAGGCACCGACTTGTCGATCTTCCCGGCAGACTATCTGGACTACGTCGCCGCCAAGCTCAACAACCGGCCCCGGCAAACCCTGAGCTGGAAGACCCCAGCCGAAACCCTCGACGAACTACTCTCAAACCCGTCAAAACCACCCGCTGTTGCAATCACAGCGTGAAACCGCCCGCGATNCACTGACCTGGGATCAAGGCAAAGAGATGGCCAATCACGCCGCTATCGCCGCAGCGACGGAATTAGATATCTACTTCTGTGATCCGCACTCACCATGGCAGCGCGGGACCAACGAGAACACCAACGGACTGCTGCGCCAATACTTTGCTAAAGGCACCGACTTGTCGATCTTCCCGGCAGACTATCTGGACTACGTCGCCGCCAAGCTCAACAACCGGCCCCGGCAAACCCTGAGCTGGAAGACCCCAGCCGAAACCCTCGACGAACTACTCTCAAACCCGTCAAAACCACCCGCTGTTGCAATCACAGCGTGAAACCGCCCGCGAAACACGTGTCATAAGTGGCCATTCGGCGCCTACAGCTTGCGCAGCCGCAGCCTGTTGATCGCGTGGTCGGCGTCTTTACGCAACACCAGCGTCGCGCGCGGGCGCGTCGGCAGGATGTTCTCGATCAGGTTGGGGCGGTTGATCGAATGCCAGATGTCGCGCGCGGCGAACACCGCGGCGTCGTCGGTCAGCGTGGCGTAGTGGTGGAAGTGTGACGCCGGGTCGGCGAACGCGGTGGTCCGCAAGCCGAGAAACCGGTTGATGTACCACTGTTCGATGTCCTCGATGCGCGCGTCGACGTATACCGAGAAGTCGAACAGGTCCGACACCATCAACGCCGGGCCGGTCTGTAACACGTTGAGGCCCTCGAGGATCAGGATGTCCGGATGCATCACGAGCTGCTTCTCGCCGGGCACGATGTCGTAGAGCAGATGCGAGTAGACCGGCGCGCACACCTTGTCGGCGCCCGACTTCACCGCCGTGACGAACCGCATCAGCGCGCGCCGGTCGTAACTCTCGGGGAAACCCTTGCGATGCATCAGGTTTCGGCGACCGAGTTCGGCGTTCGGATACAGGAAGCCGTCGGTGGTGACGAGGTCCACCCGTGGGTGGTGTTCGAAGCGGGCCAGAAGCGCCTGCAGCACACGGGCGGTCGTGGATTTGCCGACCGCGACGCTGCCCGCGACGCCGATGATGAACGGCACCGGCCGGTCCGGATTCTGCTGGGGCTCGCCGAGGAATTCGGCGGTCGCGGCGAACAACCGCTGGCGCGCCGCCACCTGCAGGTGGATCAACCGGGCCAGCGGCAGATAGACCTCTTCGACCTCCAGTAGGTCGAGCTTCTCGCCAAGACCCCGCAGTTGCAGCACTTCGTCTTCGGTCAGCTTCATCGGCGTCGACATGCGCAGGGCGCGCCATTGACTCCGGTCGAACTCCACGTAGGGGCTCGGCTCGCTCAGCCGCGGCATGGGGTCAGTCTTGCATTTAACGTTGAGGCCATGGACGCGACCACCTTGATGCGGGAATATCTGCTGCTCGGCCTGCGCTTCGACCGGATCGAGGAAGGCTACGTCGACTCCTTCACCGGCGACCCCGAGCTGCGCCAGCAGGTGGCCAACGAGCCCGCCCCCGACCCCGCCGACCTGGCGATCCAAGCCGAGCGGCTGGCCGCCGACATCCCCGACGACCTGGAACCGGCCCGCGCCGCCTACGTCGCGGCCCATCTGCGCGCGCTGGCGTGTGCGGGCCGCAAATTCGCGGGCCAGGACGTCGGGTTCGTCGACGAGGTGCAGGCGTATTTCGACGTGCACATCGCCAAGGGCGACCCGGAGCGCTACGAACAGGCCCATCGCAAGCTCGACGACGCCCTCGGCGGCAGCGGACCGCTTGCCGAGCGGATGCAGGCCTACCGGGCCGCCGAGGAGATCCCGCCCGCCCGGCTCGAGGAGGCCATCCACGCGTTCTCCAGCGCCCTGCGCGACCGGGTGCGCGCCGAATTCCCGCTGCCCGACCGCGAGACCATCACCTACGAGGTCGTCACCGACAAACCGTGGTCGGGGTTCAACTACTACCTCGGCGACTACCGCTCGACCGTCGCCGTCAACGCCGACCTCAAGCAGCAGATGTCCAATCTGCCCCGCCTGGTCGCGCACGAGTCCTATCCCGGCCACCACACCGAGCACTGCCGCAAGGAGGCCGGCCTCGTCGAAGGTAAGGGCCAGGCCGAGCAGACCATCTTCCTGGTGAACACGCCGCAGTGCCTGATGGCCGAGGGGCTGGCC is a window of Mycobacterium sp. 3519A DNA encoding:
- the coaA gene encoding type I pantothenate kinase, with the protein product MPRLSEPSPYVEFDRSQWRALRMSTPMKLTEDEVLQLRGLGEKLDLLEVEEVYLPLARLIHLQVAARQRLFAATAEFLGEPQQNPDRPVPFIIGVAGSVAVGKSTTARVLQALLARFEHHPRVDLVTTDGFLYPNAELGRRNLMHRKGFPESYDRRALMRFVTAVKSGADKVCAPVYSHLLYDIVPGEKQLVMHPDILILEGLNVLQTGPALMVSDLFDFSVYVDARIEDIEQWYINRFLGLRTTAFADPASHFHHYATLTDDAAVFAARDIWHSINRPNLIENILPTRPRATLVLRKDADHAINRLRLRKL
- a CDS encoding DUF885 domain-containing protein; amino-acid sequence: MDATTLMREYLLLGLRFDRIEEGYVDSFTGDPELRQQVANEPAPDPADLAIQAERLAADIPDDLEPARAAYVAAHLRALACAGRKFAGQDVGFVDEVQAYFDVHIAKGDPERYEQAHRKLDDALGGSGPLAERMQAYRAAEEIPPARLEEAIHAFSSALRDRVRAEFPLPDRETITYEVVTDKPWSGFNYYLGDYRSTVAVNADLKQQMSNLPRLVAHESYPGHHTEHCRKEAGLVEGKGQAEQTIFLVNTPQCLMAEGLADLALYAAIGPEWGGWAREIYADLGLRFDGERAQALADAGHLLADVRQDAALMLHDEHRDVDDVVAFLKRWLLVNDERARQMLRFLSSPLWRAYTSTYVEGYRLLRGWLEARPDGVSLTERFGRLLDEPLIPSSLR